The Suricata suricatta isolate VVHF042 chromosome 4, meerkat_22Aug2017_6uvM2_HiC, whole genome shotgun sequence genome includes a region encoding these proteins:
- the MCF2L gene encoding guanine nucleotide exchange factor DBS isoform X4, producing MHQDITPLCAADIQDQLKKRFAYLSGGRGQDGSPVITFPDYPAFSDVPDREFQNVMTYLTSIPSLQDAGVGFILVIDRRQDKWTSVKASVLRIAASFPANLQLVLVLRPTGFFQRTLSDLAFKFNRDDFKMKVPVIMLSSVPELHSYIDKSQLTEDLGGTLDYCHTRWLCHRTAIEGFALMVKQTAQMLQAFGTELAETELPNDVQSTSSVLCAHTEKKDKAKEDMRLALDKGQSILETIREPLAKSGEHSLNQDQLDNQSTVQRLLAQLQETEAAFDAFWAKHQQKLQQCLQLRHFEQDFREVKASLDALAQKIAAFTDVGNSLAHAEHLLKDLASFEEKSGAAVERARTLAGEGGRLIDSKHYAVDSIRPKCLELQHLCDQFAAEVGRRRGLLSKSLELHGLLEASLKWCDEGVYLLASQPVDKCQSQEGAEAALQEIEKFLETGAENKIQELDRIYQDYESILTADLMEHVQKVFQKQEGMEEMFHRRQASLKKLAAKQMRPVQPVAPRPEALSKSPCPSPGGRRASENTFEGGVLRRGPYRRAKSEMSESRQGRGSSTGDEEENLAVLRRHVMNELLDTERVYVEELLCVLEGYAAELDSPLMAHLVSPGLQTKKDVLFGNMEEIYHFHNRIFLRELENYIDCPELVGRCFLERMAEFQIYERYCQNKPRSESLWRQCSDCPFFQECQRKLDHKLSLDSYLLKPVQRITKYQLLLKEMLKYSKSCEGAEDLQEALGSILGILKAVNDSMHLIAVTGYDGNLSDLGKLLMQGSFSVWTDHKRGHAKVKDLARFKPMQRHLFLHEKAVLFCKKREENGEGYEKAPSYSYKQSLNMAAVGITENVKGDGRKFEIWYNAREEVYIVQAPTPEVKAAWVSEIRKVLTGQLQACREASQHRVLEQSQSLPLPAPPSSSPSKGSTSNIRKLEGRKTDPLSLEGRVSAAPTPRPPDEGRASPTSPDKKAKRHEVKSDPTPFGLRGWSKTSQPSEAPEDDGWSSAEELVNSSDAEEEGRVGPRKLAPGKYTVVLGEEKESPEALAVRSGDVVEVVQEGDEGLWYVRNLTSSKESWVPASSLSALLCTSSSAQCLSSSESSAGSALLSASSSCSESCGAPLSDLQG from the exons gCGTCCTTCCCGGCCAACCTCCAGCTCGTCCTTGTCCTGCGCCCAACGGGGTTTTTCCAAAGGACGCTCTCTGACCTCGCGTTCAAATTCAACAGAGATGACTTTAAGATGAAGGTGCCG GTCATAATGCTGAGCTCAGTACCAGAGTTACACAGTTACATCGACAAGTCCCAGCTGACTGAGGACCTGGGCGGGACCCTGGATTACTGCCACACGAGGTGGCTGTGTCACCGCACG gcgaTCGAAGGCTTCGCCCTCATGGTCAAGCAGACGGCCCAGATGCTGCAGGCCTTCGGGACCGAGCTGGCCGAGACGGAGCTGCCCAACGACGTCCAGTCCACGAGCTCCGTGCTCTGCGCTCACACGGAGAAGAAGGACAAAGCGAAG GAGGACATGAGGTTGGCCCTGGACAAGGGACAGAGCATCCTGGAAACCATCAGGGAACCTCTGGCCAAGAGCGGGGAGCACAGCCTGAACCAGGACCAGCTGGACAATCAGAGCACAGTGCAGAG GCTGCTGGCCCAGCTGCAGGAGACCGAGGCCGCCTTCGACGCGTTCTGGGCGAAGCACCAGCAGAAACTCCAGCAGTGTCTGCAGCTCCGGCACTTCGAGCAGGACTTCCGGGAG GTCAAAGCCTCCTTAGACGCGCTGGCCCAGAAGATAGCGGCCTTCACGGACGTGGGCAACAGCCTGGCCCACGCGGAGCACCTCCTGAAGGACCTCGCCAGCTTCGAGGAGAAGTCCGGC GCGGCTGTGGAGCGGGCACGCACGCTGGCCGGGGAGGGCGGGCGGCTCATCGACAGCAAGCACTACGCCGTGGACTCCATCCGCCCCAAGTGCCTGGAGCTCCAGCACCTGTGCGACCAGTTCGCCGCCGAGGtcgggaggaggagggggctgctcAGCAAGTCCCTGGAGCTGCACGGCCTCCTGGAGGCG TCGCTGAAGTGGTGTGACGAGGGGGTCTACCTGCTGGCCTCGCAGCCTGTGGACAAGTGCCAGTCCCAGGAAGGTGCCGAGGCAGCCCTCCAGGAGATCGAGAAGTTTCTAGAGACTGGCGCGGAAAACAAGATCCAGGAGCTTGACAGGATCTACCAGGACTACGAATCCATCCTCACCGCAGACCTGATG GAGCACGTGCAGAAGGTCTTCCAGAAGCAGGAGGGCATGGAGGAGATGTTCCACCGGAGACAGGCCAGCCTGAAGAAGCTGGCGGCCAAGCAGATGCGGCCTGTGCAACCGGTGGCCCCCCGGCCGGAGGCACTCTCGAagtcaccctgcccctccccag GTGGCCGGAGAGCCTCTGAGAACACGTTTGAGGGCGGCGTGCTCCGGAGAGGGCCCTACAGGAGGGCCAAG agtGAAATGAGCGAGAGCCGGCAGGGCCGGGGCAGCTCCACGGGGGACGAGGAGGAGAACCTGGCCGTCTTGCGGAG GCATGTGATGAATGAGCTCTTGGACACGGAACGGGTATATGTGGAGGAGCTGCTCTGTGTCCTGGAG GGCTACGCAGCCGAGCTGGACAGCCCACTGATGGCGCACCTCGTCTCACCCGGCCTCCAGACCAAGAAGGACGTCCTGTTTGGAAACATGGAAGAGATTTACCACTTCCACAACAG AATATTCCTGAGGGAGCTGGAAAACTACATTGACTGCCCAGAGCTGGTTGGAAGGTGTTTTCTGGAAAGG ATGGCCGAGTTCCAGATCTACGAGAGATACTGTCAGAACAAGCCTCGCTCCGAGAGCCTGTGGAGACAGTGCTCCGACTGCCCGTTCTTCCAG GAATGCCAGAGGAAGCTGGACCACAAGCTGAGCCTCGACTCCTACCTGCTGAAGCCGGTGCAGAGGATCACCAAGTACCAGCTGCTGCTCAAG GAGATGCTGAAATACAGCAAGAGCTGCGAGGGGGCCGAGGACCTGCAGGAGGCGCTGGGCTCCATCCTGGGCATCCTCAAGGCCGTGAACGACTCCATGCACCTGATCGCCGTCACCGGCTATGAC GGGAACCTGAGTGACCTGGGGAAgctgctgatgcagggctccttCAGCGTCTGGACGGACCACAAGAGGGGCCACGCCAAGGTGAAGGACCTGGCCCGGTTCAAGCCCATGCAGCGGCACCTCTTCCTGCACGAGAAGGCCGTGCTCTTCTgcaagaagagggaggagaacgGGGAGGGGTACGAGAAGGCGCCTTCCTACAGCTACAAGCAGTCCCTGAAC ATGGCGGCTGTGGGCATAACCGAGAACGTGAAGGGCGACGGGAGGAAGTTCGAGATCTGGTACAACGCCCGGGAGGAGGTGTACATCGTACAG GCGCCGACCCCGGAGGTCAAAGCCGCGTGGGTGAGCGAGATCCGCAAGGTGCTGACCGGCCAGCTGCAGGCCTGCAGAG AAGCCAGCCAGCACCGAGTCCTGGAGCAGTCCCAGAGCCTGCCCCTGCCGGCGCCGCCCAGCTCCAG TCCCTCGAAAGGGAGCACGAGCAACATCAGAAagttggaaggaagaaaaactgacCCCCTGAGCCTGGAAGGACGTGTGAGCGCCGCGCCGACGCCCAGGCCGCCGGACGAGGGCAGAG CTTCTCCTACCAGTCCTGACAAAAAAGCTAAGCGACACGAAGTAAAGAGCGATCCAACGCCTTTTGGTTTACGAG GTTGGAGCAAAACGTCTCAGCCCTCGGAGGCCCCTGAGGACGACGGCTGGTCGAGTGCGGAGGAGCTGGTCAATTCCTCGGACgcggaggaggagggcagagtgggCCCCAGGAAGCTG GCTCCAGGAAAGTACACGGTTGTGCTGGGCGAGGAGAAGGAAAGCCCCGAAGCGCTCGCCGTGAGAAGCGGAGACGTGGTGGAGGTGGTCCAGGAGGGGGACGAGGGCCTTTG GTACGTCAGGAACCTGACCTCCAGCAAGGAGAGCTGGGTGCCTGCCAGCAGCCTGTCCGCGCTCCTCTGCACGTCCAGCTCGGCTCAGTGCCTGAGCAGCTCAG agtccagtgcagggtcCGCCCTGCTGAGCGCCTCGTCCAGCTGCAGTGAGAGCTGCGGGGCCCCCCTCTCAGACCTGCAGGGGTAG
- the MCF2L gene encoding guanine nucleotide exchange factor DBS isoform X3, whose translation MHQDITPLCAADIQDQLKKRFAYLSGGRGQDGSPVITFPDYPAFSDVPDREFQNVMTYLTSIPSLQDAGVGFILVIDRRQDKWTSVKASVLRIAASFPANLQLVLVLRPTGFFQRTLSDLAFKFNRDDFKMKVPVIMLSSVPELHSYIDKSQLTEDLGGTLDYCHTRWLCHRTAIEGFALMVKQTAQMLQAFGTELAETELPNDVQSTSSVLCAHTEKKDKAKEDMRLALDKGQSILETIREPLAKSGEHSLNQDQLDNQSTVQRLLAQLQETEAAFDAFWAKHQQKLQQCLQLRHFEQDFREVKASLDALAQKIAAFTDVGNSLAHAEHLLKDLASFEEKSGAAVERARTLAGEGGRLIDSKHYAVDSIRPKCLELQHLCDQFAAEVGRRRGLLSKSLELHGLLEASLKWCDEGVYLLASQPVDKCQSQEGAEAALQEIEKFLETGAENKIQELDRIYQDYESILTADLMEHVQKVFQKQEGMEEMFHRRQASLKKLAAKQMRPVQPVAPRPEALSKSPCPSPGGRRASENTFEGGVLRRGPYRRAKSEMSESRQGRGSSTGDEEENLAVLRRHVMNELLDTERVYVEELLCVLEGYAAELDSPLMAHLVSPGLQTKKDVLFGNMEEIYHFHNRIFLRELENYIDCPELVGRCFLERMAEFQIYERYCQNKPRSESLWRQCSDCPFFQECQRKLDHKLSLDSYLLKPVQRITKYQLLLKEMLKYSKSCEGAEDLQEALGSILGILKAVNDSMHLIAVTGYDGNLSDLGKLLMQGSFSVWTDHKRGHAKVKDLARFKPMQRHLFLHEKAVLFCKKREENGEGYEKAPSYSYKQSLNMAAVGITENVKGDGRKFEIWYNAREEVYIVQAPTPEVKAAWVSEIRKVLTGQLQACREASQHRVLEQSQSLPLPAPPSSSPSKGSTSNIRKLEGRKTDPLSLEGRVSAAPTPRPPDEGRDDTVTSSASEGSALSKKRFTLQGFATLKGQKASPTSPDKKAKRHEVKSDPTPFGLRGWSKTSQPSEAPEDDGWSSAEELVNSSDAEEEGRVGPRKLAPGKYTVVLGEEKESPEALAVRSGDVVEVVQEGDEGLWYVRNLTSSKESWVPASSLSALLCTSSSAQCLSSSVW comes from the exons gCGTCCTTCCCGGCCAACCTCCAGCTCGTCCTTGTCCTGCGCCCAACGGGGTTTTTCCAAAGGACGCTCTCTGACCTCGCGTTCAAATTCAACAGAGATGACTTTAAGATGAAGGTGCCG GTCATAATGCTGAGCTCAGTACCAGAGTTACACAGTTACATCGACAAGTCCCAGCTGACTGAGGACCTGGGCGGGACCCTGGATTACTGCCACACGAGGTGGCTGTGTCACCGCACG gcgaTCGAAGGCTTCGCCCTCATGGTCAAGCAGACGGCCCAGATGCTGCAGGCCTTCGGGACCGAGCTGGCCGAGACGGAGCTGCCCAACGACGTCCAGTCCACGAGCTCCGTGCTCTGCGCTCACACGGAGAAGAAGGACAAAGCGAAG GAGGACATGAGGTTGGCCCTGGACAAGGGACAGAGCATCCTGGAAACCATCAGGGAACCTCTGGCCAAGAGCGGGGAGCACAGCCTGAACCAGGACCAGCTGGACAATCAGAGCACAGTGCAGAG GCTGCTGGCCCAGCTGCAGGAGACCGAGGCCGCCTTCGACGCGTTCTGGGCGAAGCACCAGCAGAAACTCCAGCAGTGTCTGCAGCTCCGGCACTTCGAGCAGGACTTCCGGGAG GTCAAAGCCTCCTTAGACGCGCTGGCCCAGAAGATAGCGGCCTTCACGGACGTGGGCAACAGCCTGGCCCACGCGGAGCACCTCCTGAAGGACCTCGCCAGCTTCGAGGAGAAGTCCGGC GCGGCTGTGGAGCGGGCACGCACGCTGGCCGGGGAGGGCGGGCGGCTCATCGACAGCAAGCACTACGCCGTGGACTCCATCCGCCCCAAGTGCCTGGAGCTCCAGCACCTGTGCGACCAGTTCGCCGCCGAGGtcgggaggaggagggggctgctcAGCAAGTCCCTGGAGCTGCACGGCCTCCTGGAGGCG TCGCTGAAGTGGTGTGACGAGGGGGTCTACCTGCTGGCCTCGCAGCCTGTGGACAAGTGCCAGTCCCAGGAAGGTGCCGAGGCAGCCCTCCAGGAGATCGAGAAGTTTCTAGAGACTGGCGCGGAAAACAAGATCCAGGAGCTTGACAGGATCTACCAGGACTACGAATCCATCCTCACCGCAGACCTGATG GAGCACGTGCAGAAGGTCTTCCAGAAGCAGGAGGGCATGGAGGAGATGTTCCACCGGAGACAGGCCAGCCTGAAGAAGCTGGCGGCCAAGCAGATGCGGCCTGTGCAACCGGTGGCCCCCCGGCCGGAGGCACTCTCGAagtcaccctgcccctccccag GTGGCCGGAGAGCCTCTGAGAACACGTTTGAGGGCGGCGTGCTCCGGAGAGGGCCCTACAGGAGGGCCAAG agtGAAATGAGCGAGAGCCGGCAGGGCCGGGGCAGCTCCACGGGGGACGAGGAGGAGAACCTGGCCGTCTTGCGGAG GCATGTGATGAATGAGCTCTTGGACACGGAACGGGTATATGTGGAGGAGCTGCTCTGTGTCCTGGAG GGCTACGCAGCCGAGCTGGACAGCCCACTGATGGCGCACCTCGTCTCACCCGGCCTCCAGACCAAGAAGGACGTCCTGTTTGGAAACATGGAAGAGATTTACCACTTCCACAACAG AATATTCCTGAGGGAGCTGGAAAACTACATTGACTGCCCAGAGCTGGTTGGAAGGTGTTTTCTGGAAAGG ATGGCCGAGTTCCAGATCTACGAGAGATACTGTCAGAACAAGCCTCGCTCCGAGAGCCTGTGGAGACAGTGCTCCGACTGCCCGTTCTTCCAG GAATGCCAGAGGAAGCTGGACCACAAGCTGAGCCTCGACTCCTACCTGCTGAAGCCGGTGCAGAGGATCACCAAGTACCAGCTGCTGCTCAAG GAGATGCTGAAATACAGCAAGAGCTGCGAGGGGGCCGAGGACCTGCAGGAGGCGCTGGGCTCCATCCTGGGCATCCTCAAGGCCGTGAACGACTCCATGCACCTGATCGCCGTCACCGGCTATGAC GGGAACCTGAGTGACCTGGGGAAgctgctgatgcagggctccttCAGCGTCTGGACGGACCACAAGAGGGGCCACGCCAAGGTGAAGGACCTGGCCCGGTTCAAGCCCATGCAGCGGCACCTCTTCCTGCACGAGAAGGCCGTGCTCTTCTgcaagaagagggaggagaacgGGGAGGGGTACGAGAAGGCGCCTTCCTACAGCTACAAGCAGTCCCTGAAC ATGGCGGCTGTGGGCATAACCGAGAACGTGAAGGGCGACGGGAGGAAGTTCGAGATCTGGTACAACGCCCGGGAGGAGGTGTACATCGTACAG GCGCCGACCCCGGAGGTCAAAGCCGCGTGGGTGAGCGAGATCCGCAAGGTGCTGACCGGCCAGCTGCAGGCCTGCAGAG AAGCCAGCCAGCACCGAGTCCTGGAGCAGTCCCAGAGCCTGCCCCTGCCGGCGCCGCCCAGCTCCAG TCCCTCGAAAGGGAGCACGAGCAACATCAGAAagttggaaggaagaaaaactgacCCCCTGAGCCTGGAAGGACGTGTGAGCGCCGCGCCGACGCCCAGGCCGCCGGACGAGGGCAGAG aTGACACGGTCACTAGCTCTGCCTCAGAGGGCTCCGCACTTTCCAAAAAGCGCTTTACTCTGCAGGGCTTTGCTACTCTCAAAGGTCAGAAAG CTTCTCCTACCAGTCCTGACAAAAAAGCTAAGCGACACGAAGTAAAGAGCGATCCAACGCCTTTTGGTTTACGAG GTTGGAGCAAAACGTCTCAGCCCTCGGAGGCCCCTGAGGACGACGGCTGGTCGAGTGCGGAGGAGCTGGTCAATTCCTCGGACgcggaggaggagggcagagtgggCCCCAGGAAGCTG GCTCCAGGAAAGTACACGGTTGTGCTGGGCGAGGAGAAGGAAAGCCCCGAAGCGCTCGCCGTGAGAAGCGGAGACGTGGTGGAGGTGGTCCAGGAGGGGGACGAGGGCCTTTG GTACGTCAGGAACCTGACCTCCAGCAAGGAGAGCTGGGTGCCTGCCAGCAGCCTGTCCGCGCTCCTCTGCACGTCCAGCTCGGCTCAGTGCCTGAGCAGCTCAG TTTGGTGA
- the MCF2L gene encoding guanine nucleotide exchange factor DBS isoform X5 — translation MHQDITPLCAADIQDQLKKRFAYLSGGRGQDGSPVITFPDYPAFSDVPDREFQNVMTYLTSIPSLQDAGVGFILVIDRRQDKWTSVKASVLRIAASFPANLQLVLVLRPTGFFQRTLSDLAFKFNRDDFKMKVPVIMLSSVPELHSYIDKSQLTEDLGGTLDYCHTRWLCHRTAIEGFALMVKQTAQMLQAFGTELAETELPNDVQSTSSVLCAHTEKKDKAKEDMRLALDKGQSILETIREPLAKSGEHSLNQDQLDNQSTVQRLLAQLQETEAAFDAFWAKHQQKLQQCLQLRHFEQDFREVKASLDALAQKIAAFTDVGNSLAHAEHLLKDLASFEEKSGAAVERARTLAGEGGRLIDSKHYAVDSIRPKCLELQHLCDQFAAEVGRRRGLLSKSLELHGLLEASLKWCDEGVYLLASQPVDKCQSQEGAEAALQEIEKFLETGAENKIQELDRIYQDYESILTADLMEHVQKVFQKQEGMEEMFHRRQASLKKLAAKQMRPVQPVAPRPEALSKSPCPSPGGRRASENTFEGGVLRRGPYRRAKSEMSESRQGRGSSTGDEEENLAVLRRHVMNELLDTERVYVEELLCVLEGYAAELDSPLMAHLVSPGLQTKKDVLFGNMEEIYHFHNRIFLRELENYIDCPELVGRCFLERMAEFQIYERYCQNKPRSESLWRQCSDCPFFQECQRKLDHKLSLDSYLLKPVQRITKYQLLLKEMLKYSKSCEGAEDLQEALGSILGILKAVNDSMHLIAVTGYDGNLSDLGKLLMQGSFSVWTDHKRGHAKVKDLARFKPMQRHLFLHEKAVLFCKKREENGEGYEKAPSYSYKQSLNMAAVGITENVKGDGRKFEIWYNAREEVYIVQAPTPEVKAAWVSEIRKVLTGQLQACREASQHRVLEQSQSLPLPAPPSSSPSKGSTSNIRKLEGRKTDPLSLEGRVSAAPTPRPPDEGRDDTVTSSASEGSALSKKRFTLQGFATLKGQKASPTSPDKKAKRHEVKSDPTPFGLRGWSKTSQPSEAPEDDGWSSAEELVNSSDAEEEGRVGPRKLAPGKYTVVLGEEKESPEALAVRSGDVVEVVQEGDEGLWYVRNLTSSKESWVPASSLSALLCTSSSAQCLSSSESSAGSALLSASSSCSESCGAPLSDLQG, via the exons gCGTCCTTCCCGGCCAACCTCCAGCTCGTCCTTGTCCTGCGCCCAACGGGGTTTTTCCAAAGGACGCTCTCTGACCTCGCGTTCAAATTCAACAGAGATGACTTTAAGATGAAGGTGCCG GTCATAATGCTGAGCTCAGTACCAGAGTTACACAGTTACATCGACAAGTCCCAGCTGACTGAGGACCTGGGCGGGACCCTGGATTACTGCCACACGAGGTGGCTGTGTCACCGCACG gcgaTCGAAGGCTTCGCCCTCATGGTCAAGCAGACGGCCCAGATGCTGCAGGCCTTCGGGACCGAGCTGGCCGAGACGGAGCTGCCCAACGACGTCCAGTCCACGAGCTCCGTGCTCTGCGCTCACACGGAGAAGAAGGACAAAGCGAAG GAGGACATGAGGTTGGCCCTGGACAAGGGACAGAGCATCCTGGAAACCATCAGGGAACCTCTGGCCAAGAGCGGGGAGCACAGCCTGAACCAGGACCAGCTGGACAATCAGAGCACAGTGCAGAG GCTGCTGGCCCAGCTGCAGGAGACCGAGGCCGCCTTCGACGCGTTCTGGGCGAAGCACCAGCAGAAACTCCAGCAGTGTCTGCAGCTCCGGCACTTCGAGCAGGACTTCCGGGAG GTCAAAGCCTCCTTAGACGCGCTGGCCCAGAAGATAGCGGCCTTCACGGACGTGGGCAACAGCCTGGCCCACGCGGAGCACCTCCTGAAGGACCTCGCCAGCTTCGAGGAGAAGTCCGGC GCGGCTGTGGAGCGGGCACGCACGCTGGCCGGGGAGGGCGGGCGGCTCATCGACAGCAAGCACTACGCCGTGGACTCCATCCGCCCCAAGTGCCTGGAGCTCCAGCACCTGTGCGACCAGTTCGCCGCCGAGGtcgggaggaggagggggctgctcAGCAAGTCCCTGGAGCTGCACGGCCTCCTGGAGGCG TCGCTGAAGTGGTGTGACGAGGGGGTCTACCTGCTGGCCTCGCAGCCTGTGGACAAGTGCCAGTCCCAGGAAGGTGCCGAGGCAGCCCTCCAGGAGATCGAGAAGTTTCTAGAGACTGGCGCGGAAAACAAGATCCAGGAGCTTGACAGGATCTACCAGGACTACGAATCCATCCTCACCGCAGACCTGATG GAGCACGTGCAGAAGGTCTTCCAGAAGCAGGAGGGCATGGAGGAGATGTTCCACCGGAGACAGGCCAGCCTGAAGAAGCTGGCGGCCAAGCAGATGCGGCCTGTGCAACCGGTGGCCCCCCGGCCGGAGGCACTCTCGAagtcaccctgcccctccccag GTGGCCGGAGAGCCTCTGAGAACACGTTTGAGGGCGGCGTGCTCCGGAGAGGGCCCTACAGGAGGGCCAAG agtGAAATGAGCGAGAGCCGGCAGGGCCGGGGCAGCTCCACGGGGGACGAGGAGGAGAACCTGGCCGTCTTGCGGAG GCATGTGATGAATGAGCTCTTGGACACGGAACGGGTATATGTGGAGGAGCTGCTCTGTGTCCTGGAG GGCTACGCAGCCGAGCTGGACAGCCCACTGATGGCGCACCTCGTCTCACCCGGCCTCCAGACCAAGAAGGACGTCCTGTTTGGAAACATGGAAGAGATTTACCACTTCCACAACAG AATATTCCTGAGGGAGCTGGAAAACTACATTGACTGCCCAGAGCTGGTTGGAAGGTGTTTTCTGGAAAGG ATGGCCGAGTTCCAGATCTACGAGAGATACTGTCAGAACAAGCCTCGCTCCGAGAGCCTGTGGAGACAGTGCTCCGACTGCCCGTTCTTCCAG GAATGCCAGAGGAAGCTGGACCACAAGCTGAGCCTCGACTCCTACCTGCTGAAGCCGGTGCAGAGGATCACCAAGTACCAGCTGCTGCTCAAG GAGATGCTGAAATACAGCAAGAGCTGCGAGGGGGCCGAGGACCTGCAGGAGGCGCTGGGCTCCATCCTGGGCATCCTCAAGGCCGTGAACGACTCCATGCACCTGATCGCCGTCACCGGCTATGAC GGGAACCTGAGTGACCTGGGGAAgctgctgatgcagggctccttCAGCGTCTGGACGGACCACAAGAGGGGCCACGCCAAGGTGAAGGACCTGGCCCGGTTCAAGCCCATGCAGCGGCACCTCTTCCTGCACGAGAAGGCCGTGCTCTTCTgcaagaagagggaggagaacgGGGAGGGGTACGAGAAGGCGCCTTCCTACAGCTACAAGCAGTCCCTGAAC ATGGCGGCTGTGGGCATAACCGAGAACGTGAAGGGCGACGGGAGGAAGTTCGAGATCTGGTACAACGCCCGGGAGGAGGTGTACATCGTACAG GCGCCGACCCCGGAGGTCAAAGCCGCGTGGGTGAGCGAGATCCGCAAGGTGCTGACCGGCCAGCTGCAGGCCTGCAGAG AAGCCAGCCAGCACCGAGTCCTGGAGCAGTCCCAGAGCCTGCCCCTGCCGGCGCCGCCCAGCTCCAG TCCCTCGAAAGGGAGCACGAGCAACATCAGAAagttggaaggaagaaaaactgacCCCCTGAGCCTGGAAGGACGTGTGAGCGCCGCGCCGACGCCCAGGCCGCCGGACGAGGGCAGAG aTGACACGGTCACTAGCTCTGCCTCAGAGGGCTCCGCACTTTCCAAAAAGCGCTTTACTCTGCAGGGCTTTGCTACTCTCAAAGGTCAGAAAG CTTCTCCTACCAGTCCTGACAAAAAAGCTAAGCGACACGAAGTAAAGAGCGATCCAACGCCTTTTGGTTTACGAG GTTGGAGCAAAACGTCTCAGCCCTCGGAGGCCCCTGAGGACGACGGCTGGTCGAGTGCGGAGGAGCTGGTCAATTCCTCGGACgcggaggaggagggcagagtgggCCCCAGGAAGCTG GCTCCAGGAAAGTACACGGTTGTGCTGGGCGAGGAGAAGGAAAGCCCCGAAGCGCTCGCCGTGAGAAGCGGAGACGTGGTGGAGGTGGTCCAGGAGGGGGACGAGGGCCTTTG GTACGTCAGGAACCTGACCTCCAGCAAGGAGAGCTGGGTGCCTGCCAGCAGCCTGTCCGCGCTCCTCTGCACGTCCAGCTCGGCTCAGTGCCTGAGCAGCTCAG agtccagtgcagggtcCGCCCTGCTGAGCGCCTCGTCCAGCTGCAGTGAGAGCTGCGGGGCCCCCCTCTCAGACCTGCAGGGGTAG